In Thiovibrio frasassiensis, one DNA window encodes the following:
- a CDS encoding phosphate/phosphite/phosphonate ABC transporter substrate-binding protein — protein sequence MRLCCVRDGIRILLCGFFLLFWAGCSDEQSAAPASASPPSPAPATKIVIGLIPEMDIFVQKKRYEPIARYLSQKTGAQVELKILSRYGNILNNFQSEGLDGAFFGSFTGALAIKRLGVEPLARPEYEGGVSSYYGMVFARKDSGIKTARDVKGKVFVFVDKATTAGWLLPLYFFRTLGIADYRAWFRETYFSGTHEDAIHDVLSGKADLGAAKDLVFNRLAKEDPRIAAELNILTTSPAVPANTLAVRHDLDPALKKVMQTSLLAMDQDAEGRQALVQFGASRFIETRVQDYQPVIEYAKRIGLDLATYDYVND from the coding sequence ATGCGGTTGTGTTGTGTCCGAGACGGAATCCGAATCCTGCTGTGCGGTTTTTTCCTGCTTTTTTGGGCGGGTTGCAGCGATGAGCAGAGCGCTGCCCCTGCCTCCGCCTCCCCCCCCTCACCTGCCCCGGCCACAAAGATTGTCATCGGCCTTATTCCGGAGATGGACATCTTTGTGCAGAAGAAACGCTACGAGCCCATTGCCCGCTATCTTTCCCAAAAAACAGGCGCCCAGGTTGAACTCAAGATCCTTTCCCGCTACGGCAATATCTTGAATAATTTTCAGAGCGAGGGGCTGGACGGTGCCTTTTTCGGCAGCTTTACCGGAGCACTGGCCATCAAGAGGTTGGGGGTTGAGCCCTTGGCCCGGCCCGAATATGAAGGCGGGGTCTCCAGCTATTACGGAATGGTATTTGCCCGAAAGGACAGCGGTATAAAGACGGCGCGGGATGTGAAGGGTAAGGTCTTTGTTTTCGTGGACAAGGCGACCACCGCAGGATGGCTGCTGCCCCTCTATTTTTTTCGGACCCTAGGCATCGCGGATTACCGCGCCTGGTTCAGGGAGACCTATTTCAGCGGTACCCATGAAGATGCGATCCATGATGTTTTGAGTGGCAAGGCGGACCTGGGCGCGGCCAAGGATCTTGTTTTTAACCGCCTTGCCAAGGAGGACCCCCGAATTGCGGCAGAGCTGAATATCCTCACCACTTCTCCGGCGGTTCCGGCCAATACCCTGGCGGTGCGGCACGATCTGGATCCTGCCCTGAAAAAGGTGATGCAAACCAGCTTGCTGGCCATGGATCAGGATGCGGAAGGTCGCCAAGCATTGGTCCAATTCGGGGCCAGCCGATTTATTGAAACCCGAGTGCAGGATTACCAGCCGGTTATTGAATATGCCAAACGCATTGGCTTGGATCTGGCAACCTATGATTATGTCAATGATTGA
- a CDS encoding sensor histidine kinase, which produces MRKKVLFGFILLILFFGVGGLYIAQTNAKALQNLEKILALNQMEFLREDLLNKVQIIQADLYLTTSPRSTSVGAFVEHGEGLQLAGEKCFGCHHAEPVVLRLNHLRQGVDGYLKKASRVYTLRANQERRAIAEDIASSAGGRLLEEIDSLVVLSSDTISQKVFNARQQISLMKNILLILVTVAPLIFLIFTFLFIKRFSSSFSVLLRATEKIKAGELTHTIDEPLPDEFNVLATAFNEMARSLKKQCAAVVAEQNRYQVLFESADDAIFIIEGEGEGAGRIIAANQAAADMHGYTVEELCNLYIQELDTVESAAQAPERFRQMMAGARIEVMVEHRRKDGTVFPVEVRAGLLEIEGRKYIHAFDRDVTVRNQTEAALHRSRQLAMVGQMAAGLAHEIKNPLAGIKVSMEVLMNELPLSLEDKEIFVRTVGEVQRIEALLKNLLNYARTPRPVFSRIGLNRQLENAMKNANLLLKAPEYLAVRSKGLAFVRNLDPDLPMIMADPSQMQQVILNLLLNAMEATPAGGRITVSTRLARAGIVEVVIADTGKGLSEEACTSVFQPFYTTKPKGSGLGLAITRRLVEQHHGEIEVASILGEGAAFTVTLPIEQKNEDANP; this is translated from the coding sequence ATGAGAAAAAAAGTACTCTTCGGCTTTATCCTGCTGATTCTTTTTTTCGGTGTCGGCGGCTTGTATATTGCCCAGACCAATGCCAAAGCCCTCCAAAATCTCGAAAAAATCCTCGCCCTCAATCAGATGGAATTTTTGCGCGAGGATCTGCTCAACAAGGTCCAAATCATTCAGGCGGATCTCTATCTCACCACCTCGCCGCGCAGTACAAGCGTTGGGGCTTTTGTCGAGCACGGTGAGGGGCTGCAGCTCGCCGGAGAAAAGTGCTTCGGCTGTCATCATGCCGAACCGGTGGTGTTACGGTTAAACCATCTTCGGCAAGGCGTTGATGGCTATCTGAAAAAGGCGAGCAGGGTCTATACCCTCAGAGCAAACCAGGAGCGACGCGCCATTGCGGAAGACATTGCCTCTTCTGCGGGCGGCCGGCTGCTTGAGGAAATTGACAGTCTGGTGGTTCTTTCCTCCGACACGATTTCCCAGAAGGTTTTTAATGCCCGGCAACAAATTTCCCTCATGAAGAATATCTTGCTGATTCTTGTCACTGTCGCGCCCCTGATTTTCCTTATTTTCACCTTCCTTTTTATCAAACGATTTTCCAGTTCTTTTTCCGTACTCCTTCGGGCCACGGAAAAAATCAAGGCGGGCGAATTGACCCACACCATTGATGAACCTCTTCCAGATGAATTTAACGTTCTGGCCACCGCCTTTAATGAGATGGCGCGCTCCTTGAAAAAACAGTGCGCTGCGGTTGTGGCCGAGCAGAATCGCTACCAGGTGCTTTTCGAGTCGGCGGATGACGCCATCTTTATTATTGAGGGAGAAGGCGAGGGAGCAGGGAGAATCATCGCAGCCAATCAGGCGGCGGCGGATATGCACGGCTACACGGTGGAAGAGTTGTGCAATCTCTACATCCAGGAATTGGACACCGTTGAAAGTGCGGCGCAAGCGCCTGAGCGGTTCCGGCAGATGATGGCTGGAGCCCGTATTGAGGTGATGGTGGAGCATCGACGCAAGGACGGCACTGTTTTTCCGGTGGAGGTTCGGGCCGGGCTGCTTGAAATTGAAGGGCGAAAATATATCCATGCCTTTGACCGGGATGTGACGGTGCGCAACCAGACCGAGGCGGCCTTGCACCGCTCACGGCAACTGGCCATGGTCGGGCAGATGGCTGCCGGTCTGGCCCATGAGATCAAAAACCCTCTGGCCGGGATCAAGGTTTCCATGGAAGTACTGATGAACGAGTTGCCCCTTTCCTTGGAAGACAAGGAGATTTTTGTCCGGACTGTCGGGGAGGTGCAGAGAATTGAAGCATTGTTGAAAAATCTCCTCAACTACGCCCGGACGCCCCGACCGGTCTTTTCCCGGATCGGGCTGAACCGGCAGCTTGAAAACGCCATGAAAAATGCAAACCTGTTGCTCAAAGCGCCGGAATACCTTGCGGTCCGCAGTAAGGGGCTGGCATTTGTCCGTAACCTTGATCCGGATCTTCCCATGATCATGGCGGACCCCTCCCAGATGCAGCAGGTGATCCTGAATCTGCTGCTCAATGCCATGGAGGCGACCCCAGCCGGCGGGAGAATCACCGTGAGTACCAGGCTTGCTCGGGCCGGAATCGTGGAGGTGGTGATTGCGGATACAGGAAAAGGCTTGAGCGAAGAGGCGTGCACCAGTGTTTTTCAGCCGTTTTACACGACCAAACCCAAGGGGAGTGGGTTGGGGCTGGCAATAACCCGGCGTCTTGTTGAACAACACCATGGTGAGATCGAGGTTGCCAGCATTTTGGGCGAGGGCGCCGCATTTACCGTTACCCTGCCAATTGAACAAAAAAACGAGGATGCAAACCCATGA